A genomic segment from Halomonas sp. TA22 encodes:
- a CDS encoding VanZ family protein, whose translation MMTYWHDRRRLWTVMAAIAAVAIAVGSLTPGSDMPSNLPWDKFNHFVGYAGLAGLVGLAGVRLSLTLVLVVLYGIAIEYAQIPVPDRSGGDWLDIFANSLGATSAVAVLYLFRRGFLGRGDETE comes from the coding sequence ATGATGACGTACTGGCACGACCGGCGTCGCCTGTGGACGGTCATGGCAGCGATCGCGGCCGTGGCGATCGCCGTGGGCAGCCTGACCCCGGGCAGCGACATGCCGAGCAATCTGCCGTGGGACAAGTTCAACCACTTCGTCGGCTATGCCGGCCTGGCCGGGCTGGTCGGGCTTGCCGGAGTGCGGCTTAGCCTGACGCTGGTGCTCGTGGTGCTCTACGGCATTGCCATCGAGTATGCGCAGATTCCGGTGCCCGACCGTAGTGGTGGTGACTGGCTCGATATCTTCGCCAATAGTCTAGGCGCGACGAGTGCCGTAGCAGTGCTCTACTTGTTTCGGCGCGGCTTTCTCGGCCGAGGAGATGAGACCGAGTAA
- a CDS encoding amino acid ABC transporter substrate-binding protein translates to MSHKNNKLMLLTSAAVLAAGASVSASATTLQDTLSRGAVQCGVSDGLPGFSAPDDQGEWQGIDVDVCRAVAAAVFGDAEAVRYVPLNAVERFTALQSGEVDLLSRNTTWTTTRDTTLGLNFTGVNFYDGQGFMVSTDLGISSARELDGAAICIQSGTTTELNLADYFRANDMEFDPIVFDTSEQTVGGFQAGRCDVLTSDTSQLAALRIQLDNPDGAVVLPEVISKEPLGPVVRQGDDQWLNIVKWSLFAMLNAEEYGITSENADEMRDSENPDIARLLGQDGNYGEGMGLDADWVYNIVSQVGNYAESYDRNVGMDSPLQIERGINALWTDGGIQYAPPVR, encoded by the coding sequence ATGTCACACAAGAATAACAAGCTCATGCTGCTGACTTCCGCCGCCGTGCTGGCTGCCGGTGCTTCCGTCAGTGCATCGGCCACCACTCTGCAAGATACGCTCAGCCGTGGAGCGGTGCAGTGTGGCGTCAGCGACGGCCTGCCCGGTTTCTCCGCGCCGGATGACCAGGGCGAGTGGCAGGGCATCGACGTTGACGTCTGCCGTGCGGTGGCCGCTGCGGTCTTCGGCGATGCCGAAGCCGTGCGCTATGTGCCATTGAACGCGGTCGAGCGCTTCACTGCCCTGCAGTCTGGCGAAGTCGACTTGCTGTCACGCAACACCACCTGGACCACCACCCGCGACACCACGCTGGGTCTGAACTTCACCGGCGTTAACTTTTACGACGGTCAAGGCTTCATGGTCTCCACCGACCTGGGCATCTCCAGCGCGCGCGAGCTCGACGGCGCGGCGATCTGCATCCAGTCCGGCACCACCACCGAGCTGAACTTGGCCGACTACTTCCGTGCCAACGACATGGAGTTCGACCCGATCGTCTTCGATACCTCCGAGCAGACCGTAGGCGGTTTCCAGGCGGGCCGTTGCGACGTGCTGACCTCCGACACTTCCCAGCTGGCTGCCCTGCGCATTCAGCTCGACAATCCCGATGGCGCCGTGGTGCTGCCGGAGGTCATCTCCAAGGAGCCGCTGGGTCCAGTGGTTCGTCAGGGCGACGATCAGTGGCTGAACATCGTCAAGTGGTCGCTGTTCGCCATGCTCAATGCCGAAGAGTACGGCATCACCAGTGAAAACGCCGACGAGATGCGCGATTCAGAGAACCCCGATATCGCTCGCCTGCTGGGCCAGGATGGCAACTACGGCGAAGGCATGGGTCTGGACGCCGATTGGGTCTATAACATCGTCAGCCAGGTCGGCAATTACGCCGAAAGCTACGACCGCAACGTGGGTATGGATTCTCCGCTGCAAATCGAGCGCGGGATCAATGCTCTGTGGACGGATGGCGGCATCCAGTACGCCCCGCCGGTACGCTAA
- a CDS encoding amino acid ABC transporter permease, translated as MPARPKVAHTGPNPPLWRDPAKRALLFQLLLIAAVVAFLLYIVGNTQDNLAARGITTGFGFLDRTAGFGISQTLIDYSSQSTYGRTFVVGLLNTLLVGGLGVLAATIVGFIVGIARLSPNWLIARLANAYIEIFRNIPLLLQIFFWYFTVLRAVPSPRDSLSLGEVVFLNVRGLFLPKPLFESGFGLIPLALGIAVVASVVLIVWNKRRQEATGKRLPAGWIALGLIIGLPLLVLLGTGVPVTWEVPELRGFNFRGGVTVIPEFLALWLALTIYTASFIAEIVRSGIQAISHGQTEAAQALSLPQGLVLRLVVVPQAMRVIIPPMTSQYLNLIKNSSLATAIGYPDLVSVFAGTTLNQTGQAIEVIAMTMAVYLTISLLVSMFMNWFNARVALVER; from the coding sequence ATGCCTGCTCGACCCAAGGTGGCCCATACCGGCCCCAACCCCCCGCTATGGCGCGATCCCGCCAAGCGGGCTTTGCTGTTTCAATTGCTGCTGATCGCGGCAGTTGTGGCTTTTCTGCTCTATATCGTTGGCAATACGCAGGACAACCTTGCCGCGCGCGGCATCACCACCGGCTTCGGTTTTCTCGACAGAACCGCAGGCTTTGGCATCAGCCAGACCCTGATCGACTACTCGTCGCAAAGCACCTATGGCCGTACCTTCGTGGTGGGCTTGCTCAACACCCTACTGGTCGGTGGACTTGGCGTGCTGGCAGCGACCATTGTCGGCTTCATCGTGGGGATTGCCCGGCTGTCACCCAACTGGTTGATTGCAAGGCTTGCCAACGCCTATATCGAGATCTTCCGTAACATCCCGCTGCTGCTGCAGATCTTCTTCTGGTACTTCACGGTGCTGCGTGCCGTCCCGAGCCCACGCGATAGCTTGTCGCTGGGCGAGGTGGTGTTCCTCAACGTGCGCGGCCTCTTTCTGCCCAAGCCGCTGTTCGAGTCCGGCTTCGGGCTGATTCCGCTGGCGCTGGGCATCGCAGTCGTGGCCAGTGTGGTGCTGATCGTCTGGAACAAGCGCCGCCAGGAAGCGACCGGCAAGCGGCTACCCGCCGGTTGGATCGCTCTGGGACTGATCATTGGTCTGCCGCTGCTGGTACTGTTGGGAACCGGGGTGCCGGTGACCTGGGAAGTGCCGGAACTGCGCGGCTTCAACTTTCGCGGCGGTGTCACCGTGATTCCCGAGTTCCTGGCCCTGTGGTTGGCGCTGACGATCTATACGGCCTCGTTCATTGCCGAGATCGTACGCTCCGGTATCCAGGCGATCTCCCACGGTCAGACCGAGGCGGCCCAGGCGCTGAGCCTGCCGCAGGGGTTGGTGCTGCGCCTGGTGGTGGTGCCGCAGGCGATGCGCGTGATCATCCCCCCGATGACCAGCCAGTACCTCAACCTGATCAAGAACTCCTCACTGGCCACTGCGATCGGCTACCCCGACCTGGTCTCGGTCTTTGCCGGTACCACGCTCAACCAGACCGGGCAGGCGATCGAGGTCATCGCCATGACCATGGCGGTCTACCTGACCATCAGCCTGCTGGTATCGATGTTCATGAACTGGTTCAACGCCCGCGTGGCGCTGGTGGAACGCTAG
- a CDS encoding amino acid ABC transporter permease, with protein MTIQHKMIEARPAPTHTIGPVAWLRANLFSGPVNTLFSLLGLYLLYLILVPIIQWAFINADWIGTSREDCSRQGACWVFINARLSQFIYGLYPRSEIWRVNLTFALFAALIAWLVIPRLPYKRWVVLVTLLVFPVVAFFLLYGGSFGLPVVQTHRWGGLMLTLILAVVGMVGALPIGILLALGRRSKMPIVKSFCVIFIEFWRGVPLITVLFMASVMLPLFMPTGMGVDRLIRALVGITLFQSAYMAEVIRGGLQAIPRGQEEAAAALGMGYWKRTGLIVLPQALKMMIPGIVNTFISLFKDTTLVMIIGLFDLLGIVQAALADSRWLGFSLEGYIFAAFIFWIFCFSMSRYSQYLERKLHTGHKR; from the coding sequence ATGACAATTCAACACAAAATGATCGAGGCGCGACCGGCTCCGACCCATACCATTGGCCCGGTCGCCTGGCTGCGGGCCAATCTGTTCAGCGGCCCGGTGAATACTCTCTTCTCGCTGCTGGGCCTCTACCTGCTCTATCTGATACTGGTACCCATCATTCAATGGGCATTCATCAATGCCGACTGGATTGGCACCAGCCGGGAGGATTGCTCGCGCCAGGGGGCCTGCTGGGTATTCATCAATGCACGTTTGAGCCAGTTCATCTACGGCCTCTATCCGCGTAGCGAGATCTGGCGGGTCAACCTGACCTTCGCCCTCTTCGCGGCACTGATCGCCTGGCTGGTGATTCCGCGCCTGCCTTACAAGCGATGGGTCGTGCTGGTCACGCTGCTGGTGTTCCCGGTGGTCGCCTTCTTCCTGCTCTATGGCGGCAGCTTCGGCCTGCCGGTGGTCCAGACGCATCGCTGGGGCGGGTTGATGCTGACCCTGATACTGGCCGTGGTGGGCATGGTCGGTGCGCTGCCGATCGGCATCCTGCTGGCGCTGGGGCGGCGTTCGAAGATGCCGATCGTCAAGAGCTTCTGTGTGATCTTCATCGAATTCTGGCGCGGTGTTCCGCTAATCACAGTGCTGTTCATGGCCTCGGTGATGCTGCCGCTGTTCATGCCCACCGGCATGGGAGTCGATCGGCTGATCCGCGCGCTGGTGGGTATCACGCTGTTCCAAAGCGCCTATATGGCGGAAGTGATACGTGGCGGCCTGCAGGCCATCCCACGTGGACAGGAGGAAGCCGCGGCAGCGTTGGGCATGGGGTATTGGAAGCGTACGGGATTGATCGTGTTGCCCCAGGCGCTGAAGATGATGATCCCCGGGATCGTCAACACCTTCATCTCGCTGTTCAAGGACACCACCCTTGTGATGATCATCGGCCTGTTCGACCTGCTGGGCATCGTCCAGGCAGCGCTCGCCGACTCCCGCTGGCTGGGGTTCTCGCTGGAGGGCTACATATTTGCAGCGTTTATCTTCTGGATCTTCTGTTTCAGCATGTCGCGCTACAGCCAGTATCTCGAACGCAAGTTGCATACCGGACATAAACGTTGA
- a CDS encoding amino acid ABC transporter ATP-binding protein, whose product MVEMRGVNKWYGDFHVLRDIDLTVRRGERIVVCGPSGSGKSTLIRCINHLEEHQQGEIVVGGMALTQDVKRIEQIRRRVGMVFQHFNLFPHLTVLENCCLAPMWVQKKSRREAEARAMQYLERVRIAEQARKYPGQLSGGQQQRVAIARSLCMHPEVMLFDEPTSALDPEMIKEVLDVMVELAREGMTMICVTHEMGFAKTVADRVIFMDQGQIIEENAPEPFFNNPQSERTQLFLSQILGH is encoded by the coding sequence ATGGTCGAGATGCGTGGCGTCAACAAGTGGTATGGCGACTTCCACGTGCTGCGCGATATCGACCTGACCGTCAGACGTGGCGAGCGGATTGTCGTGTGCGGCCCTTCGGGGTCGGGCAAGTCGACGCTGATACGCTGCATCAACCATCTCGAGGAGCATCAGCAGGGCGAGATCGTGGTCGGCGGCATGGCGCTCACCCAGGACGTCAAGCGTATCGAGCAGATTCGCCGTCGCGTGGGCATGGTGTTCCAGCACTTCAATCTGTTCCCCCACCTGACCGTGCTCGAGAACTGCTGTCTGGCGCCGATGTGGGTACAGAAGAAGTCGCGTCGCGAGGCCGAGGCACGCGCCATGCAGTATCTCGAGCGTGTGCGTATCGCCGAACAGGCACGCAAGTATCCCGGGCAGCTCTCCGGTGGTCAGCAGCAGCGTGTGGCGATCGCCCGCTCGCTATGCATGCACCCCGAGGTGATGCTGTTCGACGAGCCGACCTCGGCGCTCGACCCGGAGATGATCAAGGAGGTGCTCGATGTCATGGTCGAACTTGCCAGGGAGGGCATGACCATGATCTGCGTGACCCACGAGATGGGCTTCGCCAAGACCGTGGCCGACCGGGTGATCTTCATGGACCAGGGGCAGATCATCGAGGAGAACGCGCCGGAGCCCTTCTTCAACAATCCGCAGTCGGAGCGTACCCAGCTCTTCCTGAGCCAGATCCTCGGCCACTGA
- a CDS encoding Rid family detoxifying hydrolase — translation MDKQFIARAPQPIAPFSHACRVGDLVFITGQMPTVPETNEMLLGTFSEQTHRVMQNLAIILEEVGSAFEYVVQSRVFITNMGHFDEVNAVYASYFAQPLPTRTCIGVTGLAGGADVEVDMIAWIPPTMPTA, via the coding sequence ATAGACAAGCAGTTCATTGCCCGGGCTCCGCAGCCCATCGCGCCCTTCTCGCATGCCTGCCGGGTGGGGGATCTGGTCTTCATCACCGGGCAGATGCCCACGGTGCCCGAAACCAACGAGATGCTGCTGGGCACCTTCAGCGAGCAGACCCACCGGGTGATGCAGAATCTGGCGATCATTCTCGAGGAGGTGGGCAGTGCCTTCGAGTATGTGGTTCAGTCGCGGGTCTTCATCACCAACATGGGTCATTTCGATGAGGTCAACGCCGTCTATGCCAGTTACTTCGCGCAGCCGCTACCGACCCGGACCTGCATCGGCGTGACAGGGCTCGCCGGCGGGGCGGATGTGGAAGTGGACATGATCGCCTGGATTCCACCGACAATGCCTACGGCCTGA